In a single window of the Gemmatimonadota bacterium genome:
- a CDS encoding Gfo/Idh/MocA family oxidoreductase, translated as MGHRRGRHPGLARRHLAPSRERGARSAARPAGPQLELDRSADSQESLVVVRWHLCRLPHREDPVSIDRRHFVASAAAAAAGALALPRRSFAIGVPDADPIRIGVIGCGGRGTGAVRDALTASENVTLVAMGDIFPDRLASAREQFAKVAAENPGFAAKYKVTPEKTFTGIDAYQKVLAADVDLVILATPPAFRPMHLEAAINAGKHVFMEKPVCVDVTGALSVIKSSEAAASKHLAIVCGTQRRHDPRYIETIKRIHDGAIGEIVAAQVYWNQGSLWNFARKPEWSDTEWQLRNWLYFTWLSGDHIVEQHVHNLDVANWVIGALPIKATAMGGRQARTGAEYGHIFDHFAVEYEYPNGVRLMSMCRQQDGTSSQVGERILGTKGNSNAYNKITAGGSTWSHPAVVEGLNPYVEEHRDLVASIRAGTPLNEGRRIAESTLTAIMGREAAYTGKDVSWTQLMAAKLDLMPKPFALGSLVVPPVPMPGQTVLSRTFNEGW; from the coding sequence ATGGGTCACCGGCGCGGACGGCACCCCGGTCTTGCGCGGCGGCACCTGGCGCCAAGCCGCGAGCGTGGTGCTCGGTCGGCCGCGCGACCTGCAGGCCCCCAGCTGGAACTCGACCGATCCGCAGATTCCCAAGAGTCGTTGGTGGTTGTCCGATGGCACCTTTGTAGGCTTCCGCATCGTGAGGATCCCGTGAGCATTGACCGTCGTCATTTCGTTGCTTCTGCCGCCGCGGCTGCCGCGGGGGCGCTTGCGTTGCCGCGCCGCAGCTTCGCCATTGGCGTGCCCGACGCCGACCCCATTCGCATCGGCGTGATCGGCTGCGGCGGCCGGGGCACCGGCGCCGTCCGCGATGCCCTCACCGCGAGCGAGAACGTCACGCTCGTCGCGATGGGCGACATCTTCCCCGATCGCCTCGCCTCCGCGCGCGAGCAATTCGCGAAGGTGGCCGCAGAGAATCCCGGCTTCGCCGCGAAGTACAAGGTCACGCCGGAGAAGACCTTCACCGGCATCGATGCCTACCAGAAGGTGCTGGCGGCCGACGTCGACCTGGTGATTCTCGCGACGCCACCGGCGTTCCGTCCGATGCACCTCGAGGCGGCCATCAACGCCGGCAAGCATGTCTTCATGGAGAAGCCGGTCTGCGTTGACGTGACCGGCGCGCTGTCGGTCATCAAGTCGTCGGAGGCCGCGGCCTCGAAGCATCTGGCGATCGTCTGCGGGACGCAGCGTCGCCACGATCCGCGGTACATCGAGACGATCAAGCGCATTCACGACGGCGCCATCGGCGAAATCGTCGCGGCGCAGGTGTACTGGAACCAGGGGTCGCTCTGGAACTTCGCCCGCAAGCCGGAGTGGAGTGACACCGAGTGGCAGCTGCGCAACTGGCTCTACTTCACCTGGCTCTCGGGTGACCACATCGTCGAGCAGCACGTGCACAATCTCGACGTCGCCAACTGGGTCATCGGTGCGTTGCCGATCAAGGCCACGGCGATGGGCGGCCGGCAGGCGCGGACCGGGGCGGAGTATGGGCACATCTTCGACCACTTCGCGGTGGAGTACGAGTATCCGAATGGTGTCCGCCTGATGTCGATGTGTCGGCAGCAGGATGGGACCTCGTCGCAGGTTGGCGAGCGCATCCTCGGCACCAAGGGCAATTCCAACGCCTACAACAAGATCACCGCGGGTGGCAGCACCTGGTCGCATCCCGCTGTCGTCGAGGGGCTGAACCCGTACGTCGAGGAGCACCGCGACCTGGTGGCCTCGATTCGTGCCGGGACGCCGCTCAACGAGGGGCGCCGCATCGCCGAGAGCACGCTCACGGCCATCATGGGGCGCGAAGCGGCCTACACGGGCAAGGACGTCTCCTGGACGCAGCTCATGGCGGCCAAGCTCGACCTGATGCCGAAGCCGTTTGCGCTTGGCTCGCTGGTGGTGCCGCCCGTGCCGATGCCGGGGCAGACCGTGCTTTCGCGGACCTTCAACGAGGGGTGGTGA
- a CDS encoding TIM barrel protein — protein MERRSFVAAGVAAGAAALTVGQPLAASIRGADPVFSVKFAPHFGMFAGNAGDDVVAQLRWMHERGFRALEDNGMRGRPVEEQERIGREMAKLGMTMGVFVLNPGTAFGKITFAGGDEGFTESFLADVRASIEVAKRVNAKWITVVMGEVAPRLEFEYQTANGVEVLRKAAALLEPHGLIMVLEPLNRRDHPSLFLTRVPQAYQICRAVNSPSCKILFDIYHQQITEGNLIPNFDRAWSEVAYVQIGDNPGRREPGTGEINYARIFAHLKAKGYTGVLGMEHGNAKPGKEGELAVVEAYRKVEPK, from the coding sequence ATGGAACGTCGAAGCTTCGTCGCCGCCGGCGTCGCGGCAGGGGCCGCGGCGCTGACCGTGGGGCAGCCCCTCGCGGCGAGCATTCGGGGAGCCGATCCGGTGTTCTCGGTGAAGTTCGCGCCGCACTTCGGGATGTTCGCCGGCAATGCCGGCGACGACGTGGTCGCTCAGTTGCGCTGGATGCACGAGCGCGGCTTCCGGGCGCTGGAGGACAACGGGATGCGCGGCCGCCCCGTCGAGGAGCAGGAGCGGATCGGTCGCGAAATGGCGAAGCTCGGGATGACGATGGGGGTATTCGTCCTCAATCCGGGCACCGCCTTCGGCAAGATCACCTTCGCCGGCGGCGATGAGGGATTCACCGAATCCTTCCTCGCCGATGTGCGCGCCTCGATCGAGGTCGCGAAGCGCGTCAACGCCAAGTGGATCACGGTGGTGATGGGCGAGGTGGCCCCGCGGCTGGAGTTCGAATACCAGACGGCCAATGGCGTCGAGGTCCTCCGGAAGGCGGCGGCATTGCTTGAACCGCACGGCCTGATCATGGTGCTCGAGCCGCTCAACCGGCGCGACCATCCGTCGCTCTTCCTGACGCGGGTCCCGCAGGCGTACCAGATCTGCCGCGCGGTGAACTCGCCGTCCTGCAAGATCCTCTTCGACATCTACCATCAGCAGATCACCGAGGGAAACCTGATTCCCAACTTCGATCGCGCCTGGTCCGAGGTGGCCTACGTGCAAATCGGTGACAACCCCGGCCGGCGCGAACCCGGCACGGGAGAGATCAACTATGCGCGGATCTTTGCCCACCTGAAGGCCAAGGGCTACACCGGTGTGCTCGGCATGGAGCACGGGAATGCCAAGCCGGGGAAGGAAGGGGAGCTGGCGGTGGTTGAGGCGTACCGGAAGGTGGAGCCTAAGTAA
- a CDS encoding threonine/serine exporter family protein yields MTTTNKDITRTAWTGWTPAQGFPLPGGPGPDDRVSFVLRLGRSLHTSGYAAHRLEEALELTCDRLGLQAQIFSMPTSIMVSFGPQDDQRTFLIRVEPGESNLGKLAQTDEVTREVLSGQLTPLEGSRRLEAIELAPPPYPVWLTTAAFAIASGSSARFLGGGWHEMVAGLGIGLAIGLLSLVTTRIAGLNRVFEPVAALTASLLAAGVAWAGFPISVFIATLAGVIVLIPGLTLTTAMTEISTRHLAAGTARLMGAIVLLLGITFGIALGSKLGVLVLGKIVSTRITPLPEWTLFIAVFVSALAFIVLLKAEGRDAPWIIPAGALAIIGSRFGGDTLGPELGAFVGALAVGIGANWYARITNRSSQIVLVPGLLMLVPGSIGLRSLTSLLDKDVIVGVEGAFRMILIAVSLVSGILIAQIVSPKRKLLG; encoded by the coding sequence ATGACGACGACCAACAAGGATATCACACGAACCGCTTGGACCGGCTGGACCCCGGCGCAGGGCTTCCCCCTGCCCGGTGGCCCCGGCCCCGATGATCGCGTGTCGTTCGTGCTGCGACTCGGCCGGTCGTTGCACACCTCCGGCTACGCGGCCCACCGCCTCGAAGAGGCGCTCGAACTGACCTGCGATCGACTCGGGCTGCAGGCGCAGATCTTCTCGATGCCGACCTCGATCATGGTCTCCTTCGGGCCGCAGGACGACCAACGGACCTTCCTGATCCGCGTCGAGCCGGGAGAGTCCAATCTCGGCAAGCTCGCCCAGACGGATGAGGTCACCCGCGAGGTCCTCAGTGGGCAGTTGACGCCCCTCGAGGGATCGCGTCGGCTCGAGGCCATCGAGCTCGCGCCACCGCCCTACCCCGTCTGGTTGACGACCGCCGCCTTCGCGATCGCGTCGGGCAGTTCGGCGCGCTTCCTCGGCGGTGGTTGGCACGAGATGGTCGCCGGCCTTGGGATCGGGCTCGCGATCGGCTTGCTCTCACTCGTCACCACGCGCATCGCCGGCCTCAATCGCGTATTCGAACCGGTCGCCGCGCTGACCGCCTCGCTCCTGGCGGCCGGCGTGGCGTGGGCCGGCTTCCCGATCTCGGTCTTCATCGCCACGCTGGCCGGCGTGATCGTCCTGATCCCGGGGCTCACGCTCACCACCGCCATGACCGAGATCTCCACCCGTCACCTGGCGGCAGGCACGGCCCGCCTGATGGGTGCGATCGTGCTGCTCCTCGGCATCACCTTCGGGATCGCGCTCGGCAGCAAGCTCGGCGTGCTGGTGCTCGGCAAGATCGTCTCGACCCGAATCACGCCGCTGCCCGAGTGGACCCTCTTCATTGCGGTGTTCGTCTCCGCGCTCGCCTTCATCGTCCTGCTCAAGGCCGAGGGACGCGACGCCCCCTGGATCATCCCCGCCGGCGCCCTTGCCATCATCGGGTCACGCTTCGGCGGCGACACCCTCGGCCCGGAGCTCGGGGCCTTCGTCGGCGCCCTCGCGGTCGGCATCGGCGCCAACTGGTACGCCCGCATCACGAACCGCTCGTCGCAGATCGTCCTCGTCCCCGGCCTGCTCATGCTGGTGCCCGGGAGCATCGGCCTCCGGTCGCTGACCTCCCTGCTCGACAAGGACGTGATTGTCGGCGTCGAAGGGGCCTTCCGAATGATCCTGATCGCCGTGTCACTCGTCTCCGGCATCTTGATCGCGCAGATCGTGAGTCCGAAGCGGAAGCTGCTGGGGTGA
- a CDS encoding M48 family metalloprotease, with the protein MPRTPLILAVLLLAGCATNPVTGKRQLSLVSEAQEIEMGKGEVARARAETGFYPDTALEAYVARIGKAMAAASERPALPWEFHLIDDPMVNAFAAPGGFIFITRGILAYLNSEAELAGVVGHEIGHVTAKHTVAAISRQQVGTIGILGAAILAKDERIAQAGSTGLGILFLKFGRDQESQSDGLGHRYSLSQGYDVREMPKTFMTLQRVGDASGNAGRIPGFLSTHPDPGNRVAATQGWADTVSNYAKLVTGRDRFLDRLDHLVYGQDPRQGYFQGVRFLHPGLQLQFDLPAGWQGINQATQVIGAEPNGAGQLQLSQASQATIAAAMQAWQAQQGVTTTAVQQGQIGGSPAQWADFSAVTQDGQQLLGRVAYISYRNAVWQFIGMSVAASWPQLGGAIKNSIGSFAATPANQVFTRVRELRVITLPRAMTMSALAAESGGATTAAELALLNSVEEGAMQPAGKKLKTVRFR; encoded by the coding sequence ATGCCCCGGACACCCCTGATACTCGCCGTCCTGCTGCTTGCCGGATGCGCCACCAATCCCGTCACTGGCAAGCGCCAGCTCTCGCTCGTCTCCGAAGCGCAGGAGATCGAGATGGGGAAGGGCGAGGTTGCCCGGGCCCGCGCCGAGACCGGCTTCTACCCTGATACGGCGCTCGAGGCCTACGTTGCCCGGATCGGGAAGGCGATGGCCGCTGCCAGCGAGCGACCGGCACTCCCGTGGGAATTCCACCTCATCGACGATCCGATGGTGAACGCCTTCGCTGCGCCGGGCGGCTTCATCTTCATCACGCGCGGCATCCTCGCGTACCTCAACAGCGAGGCCGAACTGGCGGGGGTGGTCGGCCATGAGATCGGCCACGTCACCGCCAAGCACACCGTCGCGGCGATCTCGCGGCAACAGGTCGGCACCATCGGCATTCTCGGTGCCGCGATTCTCGCCAAGGACGAGCGGATCGCGCAGGCGGGCAGCACCGGACTCGGGATCCTCTTCCTGAAGTTCGGGCGTGATCAAGAGAGCCAGTCCGATGGGCTCGGACATCGGTACTCGCTCTCCCAGGGTTACGACGTGCGCGAAATGCCGAAGACCTTCATGACACTGCAGCGCGTCGGCGACGCCAGCGGCAACGCGGGCCGGATTCCCGGCTTCCTCTCGACACACCCGGACCCGGGCAATCGCGTGGCGGCGACGCAGGGGTGGGCCGACACCGTCAGCAACTACGCCAAGTTGGTGACCGGCCGCGACCGCTTCCTCGACCGCCTCGATCACCTCGTCTACGGGCAGGATCCGCGGCAGGGCTATTTCCAGGGCGTGCGCTTTCTGCATCCTGGCCTGCAGCTCCAGTTCGACTTGCCGGCGGGGTGGCAGGGGATCAATCAGGCCACGCAGGTGATCGGCGCCGAGCCGAACGGTGCCGGACAGCTGCAACTGAGTCAGGCGTCGCAGGCGACGATTGCCGCCGCGATGCAGGCGTGGCAGGCGCAGCAGGGCGTCACCACGACCGCGGTGCAGCAGGGGCAGATCGGCGGTTCGCCGGCACAGTGGGCCGACTTCTCGGCGGTGACCCAGGACGGCCAACAGCTGCTCGGCCGGGTCGCCTACATCAGCTACCGCAACGCCGTGTGGCAGTTCATCGGGATGTCGGTCGCGGCGTCGTGGCCGCAGCTGGGCGGCGCGATCAAGAATTCGATCGGCTCGTTTGCGGCGACGCCCGCCAACCAGGTCTTCACGCGGGTGCGCGAACTGCGCGTCATCACCCTGCCGCGGGCCATGACGATGTCGGCGCTGGCGGCAGAGAGTGGTGGGGCGACGACGGCGGCGGAGTTGGCGTTGCTCAACAGCGTCGAGGAAGGCGCGATGCAGCCGGCGGGGAAGAAGCTCAAGACGGTGCGCTTCCGCTGA
- a CDS encoding VWA domain-containing protein, translating to MRYTTYTKYVAGLAEQVNLQALLDQLGDFLLESGFAGTPWWGEPGDDEGERTLDDLRNAILKALIESGQLTPDMLKLLKDGTTGDAARDQEVQAELATLLDRIVQRLAEEGYLNLTNQAGQAIPPDQLPGGEARAAARTVKFDLKEKGADFLGYRTLRALLGALGRSAIGAHETPHLATSVESESASKVYEFGDVMNLDAAATLTSAIARHGLTMPLELDYADLHVTQAEYRSSAATVLMLDCSHSMVLYGEDRFTPAKKVALALTHLIRHQFPGDVIKVVLFHDTAEEIPPGALASVKVGPYHTNTAAGLQLARRILAGQRQEMKQIVMITDGKPSAMTLPDGRVYVNSGGLDPSILKATYAEVSACRRSNIMINTFMLARDHYLVEFVKQVSRICRGKAYFASPMTLGQFLLMDFLKGKTRRVG from the coding sequence ATGCGCTACACCACCTACACCAAGTACGTCGCCGGGCTCGCCGAGCAGGTGAATCTGCAGGCGCTCCTGGACCAACTCGGGGATTTCCTCCTCGAGTCCGGCTTCGCGGGCACCCCCTGGTGGGGGGAGCCGGGCGACGACGAGGGGGAGCGCACCCTCGACGACCTCCGCAACGCGATCCTGAAGGCGTTGATCGAATCGGGCCAGCTCACCCCCGACATGCTGAAGCTGCTCAAGGATGGCACCACCGGCGACGCGGCCCGGGACCAGGAGGTGCAGGCCGAGTTGGCGACCCTCCTCGATCGGATCGTCCAGCGTCTCGCCGAAGAGGGATACCTCAACCTGACCAATCAGGCCGGCCAAGCCATCCCCCCTGATCAGCTCCCCGGCGGCGAGGCCCGTGCCGCGGCGCGCACCGTCAAGTTCGACCTCAAGGAGAAGGGCGCCGACTTTCTCGGCTACCGTACCCTGCGCGCCCTGCTCGGTGCCCTCGGTCGCTCGGCGATCGGTGCGCACGAAACGCCCCACCTCGCCACGTCCGTGGAGAGCGAATCGGCGAGCAAGGTCTACGAGTTCGGCGACGTGATGAATCTCGACGCCGCGGCAACCCTGACGTCGGCGATCGCTCGCCACGGCCTGACCATGCCGCTCGAGCTCGACTACGCCGACCTGCACGTGACGCAGGCCGAGTACCGCTCATCGGCCGCCACGGTGCTGATGCTTGACTGTTCGCATTCGATGGTGCTCTACGGCGAGGATCGCTTCACGCCGGCGAAGAAGGTGGCGCTCGCACTGACCCACCTGATTCGTCACCAGTTTCCGGGCGACGTGATCAAGGTGGTGCTCTTTCATGACACGGCCGAGGAGATCCCGCCGGGCGCGCTCGCCAGCGTGAAGGTCGGGCCGTATCACACCAACACGGCGGCCGGGTTGCAGCTCGCACGGCGCATTCTCGCTGGCCAGCGTCAGGAGATGAAGCAGATCGTGATGATCACCGACGGCAAGCCGTCGGCGATGACGCTGCCCGATGGACGGGTCTACGTCAACTCCGGCGGCCTCGATCCGTCCATCTTGAAGGCGACCTACGCGGAGGTCTCCGCGTGCCGTCGCAGCAACATCATGATCAACACCTTCATGCTCGCCCGCGACCACTACCTGGTCGAATTCGTGAAGCAGGTGTCGCGGATCTGCCGAGGCAAGGCCTACTTCGCCTCGCCGATGACGCTGGGCCAGTTTCTGCTGATGGACTTCCTCAAGGGGAAGACGCGCCGCGTCGGCTGA
- a CDS encoding MFS transporter gives MPLALRSRLRDLGAVLFMGPFRAVRHPDFRRFLTGQGISLVGTWMQSIAQGWLVLELTRSAFAVGLTSTLATLPILFFTLYGGVVADRVDKRRFIMALQAVMLVEAAVLAALTLTNQVTVEWIWALAVLFGLATAFEVPARQAFLVELVPAEDLVSAAAVNSTTYNLARVIGPAIAGIVVAIAGPGAAFALNALSYVAVLVGLSRIRAPHIPKPPSARPSVFTGVRFIRSRPVLAALSWQMVLLTVLSGSFIPILAVYAREVLHVGARGYGALTAAVGVGAVAGAVLIGGVGTRLPRPRAAVIGAATLSVAVVLLAFSREAFLSLVLLALAGAAMATQGIATATSLQLAAPNELRGRVMAVYSFVVLGLAPLGAFQAGWVAEHLGAAWSIGLSGGAALLGTAWLSRRLWDGTEETC, from the coding sequence ATGCCCCTCGCGCTTCGCAGCCGTCTCCGGGACCTCGGCGCCGTCCTCTTCATGGGGCCGTTCCGTGCGGTGCGACATCCGGATTTCCGCCGCTTCCTGACCGGCCAGGGGATCTCGTTGGTCGGCACCTGGATGCAGTCGATCGCCCAGGGGTGGCTGGTCCTCGAACTGACCCGCTCGGCGTTCGCTGTCGGACTGACCTCCACGCTCGCCACGCTGCCGATTCTCTTCTTCACGCTCTACGGCGGCGTCGTCGCCGACCGGGTCGACAAGCGGCGCTTCATCATGGCGTTGCAGGCGGTGATGCTGGTCGAGGCCGCCGTGCTGGCGGCGCTGACCCTCACCAACCAGGTCACGGTTGAATGGATCTGGGCGCTGGCGGTGCTCTTCGGGCTGGCCACCGCCTTTGAAGTGCCGGCGCGCCAGGCGTTCCTGGTGGAGCTCGTCCCCGCCGAGGACCTGGTCTCGGCGGCGGCCGTCAATTCCACGACGTACAACCTCGCGCGCGTCATCGGCCCCGCGATCGCGGGGATCGTCGTCGCGATCGCCGGGCCCGGGGCCGCGTTCGCACTCAACGCGTTGAGCTACGTCGCGGTGCTGGTCGGACTGTCTCGGATCCGCGCGCCACACATCCCCAAGCCGCCATCGGCTCGGCCCTCGGTCTTCACCGGGGTTCGGTTCATCCGGTCGCGTCCGGTGCTCGCGGCGCTTTCGTGGCAGATGGTGCTGCTGACGGTGCTGAGTGGGTCCTTCATTCCGATCCTCGCGGTGTATGCCCGAGAAGTCCTCCACGTCGGCGCGCGCGGCTACGGGGCGCTGACCGCGGCGGTCGGCGTCGGGGCGGTGGCGGGCGCGGTGCTGATCGGTGGCGTGGGGACCCGGCTTCCCCGACCGCGCGCGGCGGTGATCGGGGCCGCGACGCTCAGTGTGGCGGTGGTGTTGCTCGCGTTCAGCCGCGAGGCGTTCCTGTCGCTTGTCCTGCTCGCGCTGGCGGGGGCCGCGATGGCCACGCAGGGCATCGCGACGGCCACGTCGCTACAACTCGCCGCCCCGAACGAACTGCGCGGACGGGTGATGGCGGTGTATTCCTTCGTGGTGCTCGGGCTGGCTCCGCTCGGCGCCTTTCAGGCGGGGTGGGTCGCGGAGCACCTGGGCGCCGCGTGGAGCATTGGCTTGAGTGGAGGCGCGGCGCTGCTCGGCACCGCATGGCTGTCACGCCGTCTCTGGGACGGCACGGAGGAAACATGCTGA
- a CDS encoding cytidylate kinase-like family protein, with protein MLITISREYGAGGSSVAQRVAVELDWRLVDNQLVEEVAARAGMSPDEVSEKEERGPTFVERLARVLTVATPEVLGPSTAELPEQEEARLMRLTEQVVAEAAQDHAVLVGRAAGAVIGQKEKALHVRLVASAGYRAAVIAKRLDVPLDEAQKRVRDVDAHRARYHKQYYNRDWADPHHYHLTINTELIGIEGSAALIVAAVKRESR; from the coding sequence ATGCTGATCACCATCTCGCGGGAGTACGGCGCGGGGGGATCGTCCGTGGCGCAACGCGTCGCGGTCGAGCTCGACTGGCGGCTGGTCGACAACCAACTCGTCGAGGAAGTGGCGGCGCGCGCCGGCATGAGTCCGGATGAGGTCAGCGAGAAGGAGGAGCGCGGCCCGACCTTCGTCGAGCGACTGGCGCGCGTCCTGACCGTCGCCACGCCGGAGGTGCTCGGGCCGTCGACTGCCGAGCTGCCCGAGCAGGAGGAGGCGCGGCTGATGCGCCTGACGGAACAGGTGGTGGCCGAAGCGGCCCAGGACCACGCCGTGCTGGTGGGACGTGCGGCGGGCGCGGTGATCGGCCAGAAGGAGAAGGCACTCCACGTCCGCCTGGTTGCCTCGGCCGGGTACCGCGCCGCGGTGATCGCGAAGCGGCTCGACGTTCCACTCGACGAGGCCCAGAAGCGCGTGCGCGACGTTGACGCGCATCGCGCACGCTATCACAAGCAGTACTACAACCGCGACTGGGCCGACCCGCACCACTACCATCTGACCATCAATACCGAATTGATCGGGATCGAGGGGAGTGCGGCGTTGATTGTGGCGGCGG